The Campylobacter sp. MIT 99-7217 nucleotide sequence ATCATAGAAAATAATTCCACATTAAAAATCCCATACAAGAAAATATCAAAAATCACAAGTGGTACGATAAATTTGACATAATAATACCAAATTTTTATCCAAACACTTTTTAAAGTATGATTGTTGCTGATCTCATCAAGAGCTTCTTTTTTCATCACCCAGCCCACATAAAGACAGCAAAAAAGTGCAGTAAGCACGAACAAGATATTTCCGCTTATAAAATCAAAGCTATCAAAGATATTTTTACCATTGATGATAGTAACCTCACTCCAAGGTCCATAAGTAAGCACGCAAGGCAGGTTTCCAAAGACAAAGATAAAACCAAGGGTTAAATTTATAGCCATATTTTTTGAAAGCTTAAATTTCTCTTCTAACACACTGATGATGACTTGGTAAATTGGCAAACTCGTAGTTAGTGCTGCGATGAGCAAAAGCACGAAAAACAGCACGCAGATAATAGTGCCAAAATGAATGTGCGAAAAGGCTATGGGCAGGGTTTTAAACACTAAAGATGGACCGCTATCAGGCGAAAGTCCTGCACTAAAAAGGGCTGGAAAGATCATAAAGCCTGCTAAAAAGGCGATGAGGGTGTTTAAAATTCCTGTGTAAGTGGCTGTTTTTAGTAAATTTTCGCTTTTTTTAAGATGAGATGAAAGCGTTACCATAACGCCAAAGCCAAGTGACAAGGCAAAAAATACCTGCCCTAAGACATCGATTAAAAGTTTTGGTGTGATTTTGGAAAAATCAGGCTTGAGATAAAACTCCACCCCAGCAAAAGCGCCGTCCAGCGTTAAATTCCTCACCACAACGATGATAAGACAGCAAAAAAGTGCTGGCATTAAAAACTTGACCGATCTTTCAATGCCGTCTATTATGCCTTTTTTGAGTATAAAATAATTCACAAGGACAAAAATAATGGTAAAAATGCTCACAAAAAGGGGATTATGCTCGATATTTTGGGTGTAGAATTCGCTTGTGTATTCTTTGCTCACGGGTTTTGAAAGATCAAATCCACCAAAAACAAGCCCCCAAATATACACCAAAACCCAGCCTCCAAGCACCATATAATAAGCCATGATCCCAAAGCTCCCCAAAAGCCCCATATAGCCTATGCCTTTGTATGCTGGATTTTTTTCATTGTTTTTACCGCCAAAAGCATCGACGGAGTTTTGCATCGCTCTTCTTCCTATGACATTTTCAACCAAAATCACAGGAATTCCTATGCAAATCATTGCCACGCAAAAAACGACAACAAAGGCAGCACCGCCATTTTCACCCACAAGATAAGGAAAACGCCAAGTTGCGCCAAAGCCTATTGTCGCTCCTGCAACTGTGAGTATGTAAGTAAGTGTGCTGCTCCAAGTTTGTCTCATAGCCTACCTTTGATGAAAAATAAGCTTAATTTTAGTAATAAAAACTTAAAAAAGCCTTTATTTTAGGGCTTAAATTTCAAATTTATAAGCTTTTTGTTGATTTAAGATAGAATTTGTTTAAATTTGGAATGAAATTTGCTTGAAAATCATTGCAATAGGATTGAAAGAAATTTTCATAGAAAGGATTTAAAATGAAAAAATTCATTTTAAGTTTGGCTTTAACCCTAGGTGCAAGCTCTTTGTGGGCTGTGAGTATTGATGGACCTGTCACTTGGAAAGAGAATACAGGTTATCATAATGGTCCAAGTGGTGTGGATACAATGTATATGCGTAAAGGTGGGGCATATGTAGAAATTGAGATAGAAGCCACTTATGTTAATTCCGTGATTTCCGTCGGTAATGGTGCTGGAGAATGTGGCAATTGGGATAGAGAGCCTACTAAAGGCGTTGTTAAAACTTGGACAAAGCGATGCTATTTAGGACAAAGTGCAAATGGCACAAAAGGCACTAATGTCAAAGTGGTTTATCAAGGCAAAGTTTTAGCTCAAAAATATGTGAGCTATTAAGACCTAGCAACCTTTTAAGGTCGCTTTCTTTCAATAGGATTGCAAAATGATTCATTATAGAGAAGATGGTAGTGCAGTGTATCTTTCTGAATTTGCTATAAAAGCTTATGGAGCAGATAAGCTTGTTAAAAGAGAAAATTATGAGACACAAGAAAGCTTTGAATTAGCTTTAGCAAAAGTTGTGGATAAAAATGATGCGTGGCATGTTTATGTCAATGAAGGCTCTTCATTTACTCAACCATATCTAGCAAGGCTTCCCAAAGAACTTCAAGAACCCTTTTTAAAAACCATTGAGGGTGAGGAAATGGATTCAGATAGGTATTTTTTAATGGAAGAAATGATTATGCGTGTTGTAACTTTTGGTATCAGTTTTAAAGAAAATGAAATTGATATAGCAAGTTTTTTACAAACGCGAAATTTACCTGATGATGATAGATGTATGAAAAATATCAGGCTTTATTCTAAATTTGTATCTTTCATAAAAGAGTATGAAAATA carries:
- a CDS encoding sodium-dependent transporter → MRQTWSSTLTYILTVAGATIGFGATWRFPYLVGENGGAAFVVVFCVAMICIGIPVILVENVIGRRAMQNSVDAFGGKNNEKNPAYKGIGYMGLLGSFGIMAYYMVLGGWVLVYIWGLVFGGFDLSKPVSKEYTSEFYTQNIEHNPLFVSIFTIIFVLVNYFILKKGIIDGIERSVKFLMPALFCCLIIVVVRNLTLDGAFAGVEFYLKPDFSKITPKLLIDVLGQVFFALSLGFGVMVTLSSHLKKSENLLKTATYTGILNTLIAFLAGFMIFPALFSAGLSPDSGPSLVFKTLPIAFSHIHFGTIICVLFFVLLLIAALTTSLPIYQVIISVLEEKFKLSKNMAINLTLGFIFVFGNLPCVLTYGPWSEVTIINGKNIFDSFDFISGNILFVLTALFCCLYVGWVMKKEALDEISNNHTLKSVWIKIWYYYVKFIVPLVIFDIFLYGIFNVELFSMIYDIFLYYGFLFDR